The following proteins are co-located in the Noviherbaspirillum sp. UKPF54 genome:
- a CDS encoding glycosyltransferase family 1 protein, translated as MRKIALISEHASPLALIGGIDSGGQNVYVAQLAKHLARLGYEVDIFTRRDCTDQEAVTDWSPGVRVIHVPAGPAHFIPKEAMLPYMEQFGRFVIRFARRQKIPYDLMHANFFMSGMVAQQVKHILGIPFVMTFHALGRVRRLNQKDADAFPDIRFDIEERLMQDADCILAECPQDQQDMETLYGAPRERIDVVPCGFDPDEFWPVTLDARQQLGIGRNEFVVLQLGRIVPRKGIDNVIRAAAILQQQHEVPVRLLVVGGNSELPDPIATPELGRLMLLAEELGIADAVTFTGQRQRAQLRYYYSAANVFVTTPWYEPFGITPVEAMACGTPVVGTAVGGIKTTVVDGETGYLVPPNDPQALAERLLWLQRHPHIAQRLGWAGMRRAYQQFTWRTVATRIADVYERVALPSPAYATGTRNAAAEVGLRS; from the coding sequence ATGCGAAAAATTGCACTCATCAGCGAACATGCATCGCCCCTGGCGCTCATCGGCGGCATCGACAGCGGCGGACAAAACGTCTATGTGGCGCAGCTTGCCAAGCATCTGGCCCGCCTCGGCTACGAAGTCGACATCTTTACCCGCCGCGACTGCACCGATCAGGAAGCGGTGACCGACTGGTCGCCCGGCGTGCGCGTGATCCATGTCCCCGCCGGGCCGGCCCACTTCATTCCCAAGGAAGCGATGCTGCCGTATATGGAACAGTTCGGGCGCTTCGTGATCCGATTTGCGCGAAGGCAAAAAATTCCCTACGACCTGATGCACGCCAATTTCTTCATGTCCGGCATGGTCGCGCAGCAGGTCAAGCACATCCTCGGCATTCCGTTCGTGATGACCTTCCATGCGCTGGGACGGGTGCGCCGCCTGAACCAGAAGGATGCCGACGCCTTCCCCGACATCCGCTTCGACATCGAGGAAAGGCTGATGCAGGACGCCGACTGCATCCTCGCCGAATGCCCGCAGGACCAGCAGGACATGGAAACCCTGTACGGCGCGCCGAGGGAGCGCATCGACGTCGTGCCGTGCGGTTTCGACCCCGATGAATTCTGGCCGGTCACGCTCGACGCGCGCCAGCAGCTCGGCATCGGCCGCAACGAATTCGTGGTGCTGCAACTGGGCCGCATCGTGCCGCGCAAGGGCATCGACAACGTGATCCGCGCCGCCGCCATCCTGCAGCAGCAGCACGAGGTGCCGGTACGTCTTTTGGTGGTGGGCGGCAATTCCGAGCTGCCCGACCCGATCGCCACGCCGGAACTGGGACGACTGATGCTTCTGGCGGAGGAGCTCGGCATCGCCGACGCGGTGACCTTCACCGGCCAGCGCCAGCGCGCCCAGCTGCGCTATTACTACAGCGCGGCCAACGTCTTCGTCACCACGCCCTGGTACGAGCCGTTCGGCATCACGCCGGTGGAAGCGATGGCCTGCGGCACGCCAGTCGTCGGCACCGCCGTCGGCGGCATCAAGACCACCGTGGTCGACGGCGAAACCGGCTACCTGGTGCCGCCCAACGACCCGCAGGCGCTGGCCGAGCGCCTGCTGTGGCTGCAGCGCCATCCGCACATCGCGCAGCGCCTGGGCTGGGCCGGCATGCGGCGCGCCTACCAGCAGTTCACCTGGCGCACGGTCGCCACGCGCATCGCCGACGTGTACGAGCGCGTGGCCCTGCCGTCGCCGGCCTACGCGACCGGCACACGCAACGCCGCAGCCGAGGTCGGATTGCGCAGCTAG
- a CDS encoding glycine zipper 2TM domain-containing protein, producing MWTDKSKFGAIAICSLALAACGTTGMNSSTGVASAPPVTTTAATASNVSGMGVVQSIDVVPRQQAGIGLGTVAGAAVGGLLGNQVGGGSGRTAATVAGAAGGALAGHQMEKNARGADQAYRITVRMDDGSLQTLAQETAPQVAAGDRVRLANGVIVERFR from the coding sequence ATGTGGACTGACAAATCGAAATTCGGCGCCATCGCCATCTGCAGCCTTGCCCTGGCCGCGTGCGGCACGACTGGCATGAACAGCTCCACCGGCGTCGCGTCCGCGCCGCCGGTGACGACCACCGCCGCCACCGCCAGCAACGTGTCCGGCATGGGCGTGGTGCAGTCCATCGACGTGGTGCCGCGCCAGCAGGCCGGTATCGGCCTGGGGACGGTGGCCGGCGCGGCCGTCGGCGGCCTGCTCGGCAACCAGGTCGGCGGCGGCAGCGGCAGGACCGCGGCGACGGTCGCCGGCGCGGCCGGCGGGGCGCTGGCCGGCCACCAGATGGAAAAGAATGCGCGCGGCGCGGACCAGGCGTACCGGATCACGGTGCGCATGGATGACGGCTCGCTCCAGACCCTGGCCCAGGAAACGGCGCCTCAGGTGGCGGCCGGTGACCGCGTGCGCCTGGCTAACGGCGTGATCGTCGAGCGCTTCCGCTAA
- a CDS encoding mechanosensitive ion channel family protein, translating to MSLVLADIGRWAELLRPFWHILLVWVLAWLVLRSLRRALAAFKLHIEHKVEREPDGALDFRRIETLTNVFRYAAGIVVFGVAAMLTLGEIGISITPILATAGVAGIAIGFGAQSLVKDFFTGLFLLLENQVSEGDVIEVAGKSGHVERVTLRHIRMRDYDGSVHFIPNGMITTVTNRSREYAYAVVDLSVGRREDLDRVFALMREVGAAMRADAAVGTAVLGEVDIAGVEKVEDAAMTVRCRLKVKPSRQWSVRREFLRRMKLALDREHPPASPT from the coding sequence ATGAGCCTCGTCCTGGCCGATATCGGCCGCTGGGCGGAGTTGCTGCGGCCGTTCTGGCACATCCTGCTGGTGTGGGTGCTGGCGTGGCTGGTGCTGCGCTCGCTGCGCCGCGCGCTGGCGGCATTCAAGCTGCACATCGAGCACAAGGTCGAGCGCGAGCCGGACGGGGCGCTTGACTTCCGGCGCATCGAGACGCTGACCAACGTGTTTCGCTACGCCGCCGGCATCGTCGTGTTCGGCGTGGCGGCCATGCTCACGCTGGGCGAGATCGGCATCTCCATCACGCCCATCCTTGCCACGGCCGGCGTGGCCGGCATCGCCATCGGCTTCGGCGCGCAAAGCCTGGTCAAGGACTTTTTCACGGGCCTGTTCCTGCTGCTGGAAAACCAGGTGAGCGAAGGCGACGTGATCGAGGTCGCGGGCAAGTCCGGCCATGTCGAGCGCGTCACGCTGCGCCACATCCGCATGCGCGACTACGACGGCAGCGTGCACTTCATCCCGAACGGCATGATCACCACCGTCACCAACCGCAGCCGGGAATATGCCTATGCGGTGGTCGATTTGTCCGTAGGCCGCCGGGAAGACCTGGATCGTGTCTTCGCGCTGATGCGCGAGGTCGGCGCCGCCATGCGCGCGGACGCCGCCGTGGGGACGGCGGTGCTGGGCGAGGTCGATATCGCCGGGGTCGAAAAAGTCGAGGATGCGGCAATGACGGTGCGTTGCCGACTGAAAGTGAAGCCTTCCCGGCAGTGGAGCGTGCGGCGGGAATTTCTGCGCCGCATGAAATTGGCGCTGGACAGGGAGCACCCGCCGGCTTCTCCGACGTAA
- a CDS encoding PRC-barrel domain-containing protein: MRTAGSRTRSSDNSRRRFVRVSECDSSTAQLLHGCPVVTPEGSRIGHVDHLMVDAETHQLRYVMLARGRRHGAEVAIPWHALYFDAAAGRLVFYTWV; the protein is encoded by the coding sequence ATGAGAACAGCAGGAAGTCGGACACGCAGCTCGGACAACAGCCGCAGGCGCTTTGTCAGGGTGTCCGAATGCGATTCCAGCACCGCGCAGCTGCTGCACGGCTGCCCGGTTGTGACGCCCGAAGGATCGCGCATCGGGCATGTCGATCACCTGATGGTGGATGCGGAGACGCATCAGTTGAGGTACGTGATGCTGGCGCGTGGGCGTCGGCATGGGGCGGAGGTGGCGATTCCGTGGCATGCGCTGTATTTCGATGCGGCTGCGGGGAGGTTGGTGTTTTATACGTGGGTTTGA
- a CDS encoding glycosyltransferase family 4 protein has translation MQRRLKILTWHTHGSYLYYLTQAPHDFYVLSKPDRPPGYGGRCGHIPWGDNVIDLPVDEAKDCQFDCILFQDDDQYLKDQHLYLSEAQRRLPKIYLEHDPPRENPTDMRHPVQDPDVLLVHVTPFNALMWDSGATPARIVEHGVIVPPHVSYGGELERGIVVVNNIARRGRRLGGDVFMRAREAVPLDLVGMGAPEAGGLGEVEHAQLPAFCARYRFFFNPIRYTSLGLAVIEAMMIGMPIVALATTEMATVIDNGVSGYVDTREDVLAERMRKLLAHPGHARELGAAARRYALERFGIERFARDWDAVFRFVTQL, from the coding sequence ATGCAGCGACGACTGAAAATCCTCACCTGGCACACGCACGGCAGCTACCTCTACTACCTGACCCAGGCCCCGCACGATTTCTACGTCCTGTCCAAGCCCGACCGTCCGCCCGGATACGGCGGTCGCTGCGGCCACATCCCGTGGGGCGATAACGTGATCGACCTGCCGGTCGACGAAGCGAAGGACTGCCAGTTCGACTGCATCCTGTTCCAGGACGACGACCAGTACCTGAAGGACCAGCACCTCTACCTGTCGGAAGCGCAGCGCCGCCTGCCGAAGATCTACCTGGAGCACGACCCGCCGCGCGAGAACCCGACCGACATGCGGCACCCGGTGCAGGACCCGGATGTGCTCCTGGTGCATGTCACGCCGTTCAACGCGCTGATGTGGGATAGCGGCGCGACGCCCGCGCGCATCGTCGAGCACGGCGTGATCGTCCCCCCGCACGTAAGCTACGGCGGCGAGCTGGAGCGCGGCATCGTGGTCGTCAACAACATCGCCCGGCGCGGCCGGCGCCTGGGCGGCGACGTTTTCATGCGCGCGCGCGAGGCGGTGCCGCTCGACCTGGTCGGCATGGGCGCGCCGGAAGCGGGCGGGCTGGGCGAAGTCGAGCACGCGCAGCTGCCCGCCTTCTGCGCGCGATACCGCTTCTTCTTCAACCCGATCCGCTACACCAGCCTGGGCCTGGCCGTGATCGAGGCGATGATGATCGGCATGCCCATCGTCGCGCTGGCGACCACCGAAATGGCGACCGTGATCGACAACGGCGTCTCCGGCTACGTCGACACGCGCGAGGACGTGCTGGCCGAGCGCATGCGGAAATTGCTAGCGCATCCCGGGCATGCCCGCGAGCTCGGCGCGGCGGCGCGGCGCTACGCGCTCGAACGTTTCGGCATCGAGCGCTTCGCGCGCGACTGGGACGCCGTCTTCCGTTTCGTTACCCAACTCTAA
- a CDS encoding SPASM domain-containing protein → MSDAGEEVAPPRTNEGGSLARANDDVALPRFVQIEPVGQCNLRCRMCPIQFRGEGGPGQPRAFMDFEVFCRLIDQFPQLEELQLQGLGEPMLHPRFFDMVRYAAGRGIAVSTNTNLTVLTDARAEECVASGLRTLHASLDGASADTFQAIRLRARFERVLRNLRRLVQAREKLRSATPDIRLVAVAMRRNLHELPDLVRLARREGVRALSVQHLCHDFGESSLPERYRPMRSFVDEESLVNDDPQRVERHFEAARAAARELGVALRLPNVRPRPHPPGMPGRARCDWPWRGAYISYDGRAMPCCMVSTPDRIHFGDMAQNGVATIWNNRQYTAFREQLASATPPEVCRSCAIYAGTF, encoded by the coding sequence ATGAGCGACGCGGGCGAGGAGGTTGCGCCGCCGCGCACGAACGAAGGGGGCTCATTGGCGCGCGCAAATGACGACGTCGCGCTGCCGCGCTTCGTGCAGATCGAGCCGGTCGGCCAGTGCAACCTGCGCTGCCGCATGTGCCCGATCCAGTTCCGCGGCGAAGGCGGCCCCGGCCAGCCACGCGCCTTCATGGATTTCGAGGTGTTCTGCCGCCTGATCGACCAGTTCCCCCAGCTGGAGGAATTGCAGCTGCAGGGGCTGGGCGAACCGATGCTGCATCCGCGCTTTTTCGACATGGTGCGCTACGCCGCCGGGCGCGGCATCGCGGTGTCGACCAATACCAACCTCACCGTCCTGACCGACGCGCGCGCCGAGGAATGCGTCGCGAGCGGCCTGCGCACGCTGCATGCCTCGCTCGACGGCGCCAGCGCCGACACCTTCCAGGCGATCCGCCTGCGCGCGCGCTTCGAGCGCGTGCTGCGCAACCTGCGCCGACTGGTGCAGGCCAGGGAAAAACTGAGGAGCGCAACGCCCGACATCCGCCTGGTGGCCGTGGCCATGCGGCGCAACCTGCACGAACTGCCCGACCTGGTGCGGCTGGCCCGCCGCGAAGGCGTACGTGCGCTGTCGGTGCAGCACCTGTGCCACGATTTCGGCGAGTCGAGCCTGCCCGAGCGCTACCGTCCGATGCGCAGCTTCGTCGACGAAGAAAGCCTCGTCAACGACGACCCGCAGCGCGTCGAACGGCACTTCGAGGCAGCGCGCGCGGCCGCGCGCGAGCTCGGCGTCGCGCTGCGCCTGCCCAACGTGAGACCACGCCCGCACCCGCCCGGCATGCCGGGAAGAGCCCGCTGCGACTGGCCATGGCGCGGCGCCTACATCAGCTACGACGGCCGCGCCATGCCATGCTGCATGGTGTCCACGCCGGACCGCATCCACTTCGGCGACATGGCGCAAAACGGCGTGGCGACGATCTGGAACAATCGCCAGTACACCGCATTTCGCGAACAGCTCGCCTCTGCGACGCCCCCGGAAGTCTGTCGCAGTTGCGCCATCTACGCAGGCACTTTCTGA
- a CDS encoding glycosyltransferase family 2 protein produces the protein MPKVLAFNRDRRRRRAEGDGLRAGRTREAPPAAPRSASVTRLHPHAGDAPPAVDIDVSIVVPTRGRPQLLNRCIASLVLQRFDPGRFEIIIVDDGPDDSTRDIVVGWSAHTAGTGPDIVYIPSMGPHGPAAARNHGWRAARGGIIAFTDDDTIARADWLRNGMLAFNDDVHAVRGRIVMPMSGTPTDYQLDAKNLETAEFVTANCFVRRRVLEDIGGFDERFRFAWREDSDLYFSLLEYSAGIVHAPNAVMTHPIRPAGWGVSISQIRKIQFDALLFKKHPLLYREKIRARPRWDFYLTVAALFACLASLLAALAEAAVAAGLVWLFMTARFCAQRLKRTSRTPSHIAEMLITSILIPPLAVFWRAVGALRFRARLI, from the coding sequence ATGCCGAAAGTACTCGCATTTAACAGGGATCGCCGGCGCCGTCGCGCCGAAGGCGACGGCCTGCGCGCAGGCCGCACAAGGGAAGCGCCGCCCGCTGCGCCACGCAGCGCCTCGGTCACGCGCCTGCATCCCCATGCCGGCGACGCCCCGCCGGCGGTCGACATCGACGTGTCGATCGTGGTGCCGACGCGGGGCCGCCCGCAGCTGCTCAACCGCTGCATTGCCAGCCTTGTCCTGCAGCGCTTCGACCCGGGCCGCTTCGAAATCATCATCGTCGACGACGGGCCCGACGACAGCACGCGCGACATCGTGGTCGGCTGGTCGGCCCACACCGCCGGCACCGGTCCCGACATCGTCTACATCCCGTCGATGGGGCCGCACGGGCCGGCTGCCGCACGCAACCACGGCTGGCGGGCCGCGCGCGGCGGCATCATCGCCTTCACCGACGACGACACGATCGCGCGCGCCGACTGGTTGCGCAACGGCATGCTTGCATTCAACGACGACGTGCACGCGGTGCGCGGACGCATCGTCATGCCGATGTCCGGCACGCCCACCGACTACCAGCTCGACGCCAAGAACCTGGAAACCGCCGAATTCGTCACCGCCAACTGCTTCGTGCGCAGGCGCGTGCTGGAAGACATCGGCGGCTTCGACGAGCGCTTCCGCTTTGCCTGGCGCGAGGATTCCGACCTCTATTTCAGCCTGCTCGAATACAGCGCCGGCATCGTGCACGCGCCGAACGCGGTGATGACGCATCCGATCCGTCCGGCCGGGTGGGGCGTGAGCATCTCCCAGATCAGGAAGATCCAGTTCGACGCGCTGCTGTTCAAGAAGCATCCGCTGCTGTACCGCGAGAAGATACGCGCCCGCCCGCGCTGGGATTTCTACCTGACGGTGGCGGCGCTGTTCGCCTGCCTGGCCAGCCTGCTGGCCGCCCTGGCCGAGGCGGCGGTCGCCGCGGGCCTGGTCTGGCTGTTCATGACCGCGCGCTTTTGCGCGCAGCGCCTGAAGCGCACGTCGCGTACTCCGTCGCACATCGCCGAGATGCTGATCACTTCGATCCTGATCCCGCCTCTTGCGGTCTTCTGGCGCGCCGTCGGCGCGCTCAGGTTCCGCGCGAGGCTGATATGA
- a CDS encoding ABC transporter ATP-binding protein/permease — protein MDMSPPPDGQPPRQNVMRDLWQVVSGFRGRIAAALICLILAKVAVVSVPLMLKRIVDELSHPEHITSLPIVLLTGYAIMRFASTLFNELRDLAFSRVTQHTVATYAHNTFSHLHSLSARFHAQRRIGGLLPDIDRGTNGIAFLLGVGLFTLVPTLLEIGMVIAIMTTRYSLWYTAIIGVTFLLYCGFTLVFTARRAIHQRRVNRLDSSAKSLLTDSLINYDTVKYFTNEGKESHRFQDVMDHWAEAVVQNQRALFILHVGQSAIIALGVASVMLLAGHGVMTRQMLVGDLILINAYVIQLCLPLNSLGFVYRESRDALVNTEKLFQLLREKPEIPDPPGLPELRVAKGEVVFDNVSFGYEPGRIILRDVSFRIAPGTTVAVVGGSGSGKSTLARLLLRFYDVGSGRVLVDGQDIRSVSTRSLRAAIGVVPQETLLFNDTIAYNIGYGRPDATMDDIVAAAKAAHIHELIESLPQKYDTPVGERGVKMSGGEKQRIALARAILKNPPLLIFDEATSALDSQSERAIQEELDQLSHNRTALVIAHRLSTVVDAGEILVMDRGRIIERGPHAELLHKGGAYARLWQLQQSSEHSEEREKELLSG, from the coding sequence ATGGATATGTCACCTCCGCCCGACGGCCAGCCTCCCCGCCAGAATGTCATGCGCGACCTGTGGCAAGTCGTTTCCGGCTTTCGCGGGCGTATCGCCGCGGCGCTGATCTGCCTGATCCTGGCCAAGGTGGCGGTGGTGTCGGTGCCGCTCATGCTCAAGCGCATCGTTGACGAGCTGTCCCATCCGGAACACATCACCTCGCTGCCGATCGTGCTGCTGACCGGCTATGCGATCATGCGCTTTGCCAGCACGCTGTTCAACGAGTTGCGTGACCTGGCATTCTCGCGCGTGACCCAGCACACGGTCGCCACCTACGCCCACAACACATTCTCCCACCTGCATTCGCTGTCGGCGCGCTTTCATGCGCAGCGCCGCATCGGCGGCCTGTTGCCCGACATCGACCGCGGCACCAACGGCATCGCCTTCCTGCTCGGCGTGGGCCTGTTTACGCTGGTGCCGACGCTGCTCGAGATCGGCATGGTGATCGCCATCATGACCACCCGCTACAGCCTCTGGTACACCGCCATCATCGGCGTCACCTTCCTCCTCTACTGCGGCTTCACCCTGGTGTTCACCGCCCGGCGCGCCATCCACCAGCGCCGCGTGAACCGCCTCGACTCCAGCGCCAAGAGCCTCTTGACCGACAGCCTGATCAATTACGACACGGTCAAGTACTTCACCAACGAAGGAAAGGAATCGCATCGCTTCCAGGATGTCATGGACCACTGGGCCGAAGCGGTGGTGCAGAACCAGCGCGCGCTGTTCATCCTGCACGTCGGACAGAGCGCGATCATCGCCCTCGGCGTGGCATCGGTGATGCTGCTGGCCGGCCACGGCGTGATGACGCGGCAGATGCTGGTGGGCGACCTGATCCTGATTAACGCCTACGTGATCCAGCTCTGCCTGCCGCTGAACTCGCTCGGCTTCGTGTACCGCGAATCGCGCGATGCGCTGGTCAACACCGAAAAGCTGTTCCAGCTGCTGCGCGAAAAGCCGGAAATTCCCGACCCGCCCGGCCTGCCGGAACTGCGCGTGGCGAAAGGCGAAGTGGTGTTCGACAATGTCAGCTTCGGCTACGAGCCGGGGCGCATCATCCTGCGCGACGTCTCCTTCCGCATCGCGCCCGGCACCACCGTGGCGGTGGTCGGCGGCAGCGGCTCCGGCAAGTCCACGCTGGCGCGCCTGCTGCTGCGCTTTTACGACGTCGGCAGCGGCCGGGTGCTGGTCGACGGCCAGGACATCCGCAGCGTGTCCACCCGGAGCCTGCGCGCGGCCATCGGCGTGGTGCCGCAGGAAACCCTGCTGTTCAACGACACCATCGCCTACAACATCGGCTACGGCCGCCCCGACGCCACCATGGACGACATCGTAGCCGCAGCCAAGGCCGCGCACATCCACGAGCTGATCGAATCGCTGCCGCAGAAATACGATACACCGGTCGGCGAGCGAGGCGTCAAGATGTCGGGCGGCGAGAAGCAGCGCATCGCGCTGGCGCGCGCCATCCTCAAGAATCCGCCGCTGCTCATTTTCGACGAAGCCACCTCCGCGCTCGACTCGCAATCCGAGCGCGCCATCCAGGAAGAGCTCGACCAGCTGTCGCACAACCGCACCGCGCTGGTCATCGCGCACCGCCTGTCGACCGTGGTCGACGCCGGCGAAATCCTGGTGATGGACCGCGGCCGCATCATCGAGCGCGGCCCGCATGCGGAACTGCTGCACAAGGGCGGAGCCTATGCGCGGCTGTGGCAGCTGCAGCAGAGCAGCGAGCACAGCGAGGAGCGGGAAAAGGAATTGCTGTCCGGGTAG
- a CDS encoding Hsp20 family protein has translation MMARIEQSIEVNVPASTAYDQLTRFEHYPRYMDDVVQVRQLDDTHLHWRSRAGNLDREWDAEITEQVPERCIAWRHTSKPHYTGRIELQALAPERTRITVSVDCEHGEQLLAQRGDAARAVAERAAQGLARFRKFIEERPREAQPQEGKQEGQPAGQQAQEQPRAGEQSWLPRLMQMWDEPLTMMRKMSEEMDQLVGRFMARPAQPFSRASTPGAWEPAVEVAQGADKMVICAELPGVGRDDVRVEIKNDRVTIEGDRHPARQAQELQRSERNYGHFYRVIALPEGAEPDAASAALRDGVLEITVPVPEGGRRARRVDIRPQ, from the coding sequence ATGATGGCAAGAATCGAACAATCGATCGAAGTCAATGTGCCTGCAAGCACTGCCTATGACCAGCTGACGCGGTTCGAGCACTATCCGCGCTACATGGACGATGTGGTGCAGGTACGCCAGCTCGACGATACCCACCTGCACTGGCGCAGCAGGGCCGGCAATCTGGACAGGGAATGGGATGCCGAGATTACGGAACAAGTTCCGGAGCGCTGTATTGCCTGGCGTCACACCAGCAAGCCCCACTACACGGGTCGCATCGAGCTGCAGGCGCTGGCGCCGGAGCGCACCCGGATCACCGTGAGCGTCGACTGCGAGCACGGGGAACAGCTGCTCGCGCAGCGCGGCGATGCCGCGCGCGCGGTGGCCGAGCGCGCCGCGCAGGGCCTGGCGCGCTTCCGGAAATTCATCGAGGAGCGGCCGCGGGAAGCGCAGCCACAGGAGGGAAAGCAGGAAGGGCAGCCAGCAGGGCAGCAAGCGCAGGAGCAGCCGCGCGCCGGCGAGCAATCCTGGCTTCCCCGCCTGATGCAAATGTGGGATGAGCCGCTGACGATGATGCGCAAGATGTCGGAAGAAATGGACCAGCTGGTGGGGCGCTTCATGGCCCGGCCGGCTCAGCCCTTCAGCCGCGCGTCTACCCCAGGCGCCTGGGAGCCGGCGGTCGAGGTGGCGCAGGGCGCGGACAAGATGGTGATCTGCGCCGAGCTGCCGGGTGTGGGGCGCGACGATGTGCGGGTGGAAATCAAGAATGACCGGGTCACCATCGAGGGCGACCGCCATCCGGCGCGGCAGGCACAGGAACTGCAACGCTCGGAACGCAACTATGGCCATTTTTACCGCGTCATCGCCTTGCCGGAAGGCGCCGAGCCGGACGCCGCCTCGGCCGCGTTGCGCGACGGCGTGCTGGAGATTACGGTGCCGGTGCCGGAAGGAGGGCGCCGCGCGCGCCGCGTCGACATCCGGCCGCAGTGA